Proteins encoded by one window of Desulfovibrio ferrophilus:
- a CDS encoding sigma-54 interaction domain-containing protein, producing the protein MKQNAVKNYLEGIIETMSEGLLIVGRDGKISMVNEALEKLTGFSRKELLGKPCTALKCDACKLSIKEGRDHWCRLFDTKKESRQHCRIIRKDGTTVEVIKNATLLTENGEALASVETLTDISAITERDRRIEELSRLFGNGFHGMVGNSTSMRRLFSILERAAQSDAPVIIYGESGTGKELAAHAIHTMGPRANQPFVQFNCAALNESLLESELFGHVKGAFTGAIRHRQGRFEAAHQGDIFLDEIGDVPLNTQVKLLRVLESKIIERVGDHRPVEVDTRIITATNRDLNKLVRQGKFREDFFYRINVIPIYIPPLRERTADIPLLARHFMSEISKRSGKTTCSATPGAMRLLARYPWPGNVRELRSALEYACVVTDEGPLIPEHLPPQVQEGANACDPIGIEAPHEREKNSLNNTGETQTSIFDVTKNPKEALIGALKTTGGNQSQAAKLLSVNRGTVANRMKKYGVDLKKVIEG; encoded by the coding sequence ATGAAGCAGAATGCGGTGAAGAACTATCTGGAAGGCATCATCGAGACCATGAGCGAAGGCCTGCTCATCGTCGGGCGCGATGGCAAGATATCCATGGTCAACGAAGCCCTGGAAAAACTCACGGGATTCAGTCGCAAGGAGTTGCTGGGAAAGCCCTGCACGGCTCTGAAATGTGACGCCTGCAAACTCTCCATCAAGGAAGGGCGTGACCATTGGTGCCGGCTGTTCGATACCAAGAAGGAGTCCCGTCAGCACTGCCGGATCATTCGCAAGGATGGCACCACGGTGGAGGTCATCAAGAACGCTACGCTGTTGACCGAGAATGGCGAGGCTCTGGCCAGCGTGGAAACCCTGACGGACATCAGCGCCATCACAGAACGTGACCGCAGGATCGAGGAACTCTCACGCCTGTTCGGCAATGGTTTTCACGGCATGGTGGGCAACTCGACCTCCATGCGCCGCCTGTTTTCCATCTTGGAACGTGCGGCTCAATCTGATGCTCCCGTCATCATCTACGGCGAGTCAGGAACAGGCAAGGAGCTGGCTGCTCACGCCATCCATACCATGGGTCCTCGAGCCAATCAGCCTTTCGTGCAGTTCAACTGCGCAGCCCTCAACGAATCCCTGCTGGAGAGCGAACTTTTTGGTCACGTCAAAGGTGCATTCACAGGGGCAATTCGTCATCGCCAGGGACGATTCGAAGCTGCGCATCAGGGCGATATCTTTCTGGACGAAATTGGCGATGTGCCCCTGAACACGCAGGTCAAATTATTACGCGTGCTGGAGAGCAAGATCATCGAACGGGTGGGCGATCACAGACCCGTGGAGGTGGATACGCGCATCATTACCGCCACCAACCGTGATCTGAACAAGCTCGTGCGCCAGGGAAAATTCCGCGAGGACTTCTTCTACCGCATCAATGTCATCCCCATTTACATCCCCCCGCTGCGCGAGCGTACGGCAGACATCCCCCTACTCGCCCGACACTTCATGTCCGAGATCAGCAAGCGATCAGGAAAAACAACCTGCAGCGCCACTCCGGGAGCCATGCGCCTACTCGCTCGCTATCCATGGCCAGGCAATGTCCGCGAACTCAGGAGCGCTCTGGAATACGCCTGTGTCGTTACCGACGAAGGTCCCCTGATCCCCGAGCATCTGCCTCCTCAGGTTCAGGAAGGAGCCAATGCCTGCGACCCCATTGGCATCGAAGCACCGCATGAGAGAGAAAAAAATAGCCTTAACAACACCGGTGAGACACAAACTTCTATCTTTGATGTCACAAAAAACCCAAAGGAGGCGTTGATTGGTGCCCTCAAAACCACCGGAGGCAACCAATCCCAGGCGGCCAAACTGCTCAGTGTCAACCGCGGCACCGTAGCCAACCGCATGAAGAAGTACGGGGTGGATTTGAAGAAGGTGATCGAGGGATAG
- a CDS encoding 4Fe-4S dicluster domain-containing protein, whose protein sequence is MNRRTFLKALGVGGATVAAAPAGAVASATGVATATGEAEVPSNKGEDLATMLDLSKCIGCGACVEACAESNGHKKPEPGNDIPVPMPTSRAKAEDWSRRRDVDDRLTPYNWLTIQTAEVEKDGQSLEVNIPRRCMHCVNPPCADLCPFGAALKQNDGIVRINDDICMGGAKCRKVCPWHIPQRQSGVGLYMDILPRLAGNGVMYKCDRCYDRVAQGEQPACIEACPEGVQIIGPRSEIIAKAKALATKTGGYLYGLEEGGGTNTIYVSPVPFDDLNKSIAKGPGQPHLGPAQDVMARDESLAAVVATAPFVGLAAGVLTFVRGMRNGDGDHEK, encoded by the coding sequence ATGAATAGAAGAACGTTTCTCAAGGCCCTGGGGGTGGGAGGAGCTACTGTGGCTGCCGCTCCCGCCGGGGCCGTTGCTTCTGCCACCGGCGTTGCGACCGCGACGGGTGAGGCAGAGGTGCCTTCCAACAAGGGTGAAGATCTGGCGACTATGCTGGATTTGTCCAAGTGCATTGGTTGCGGAGCATGTGTTGAGGCCTGTGCCGAATCCAATGGCCACAAGAAACCCGAGCCTGGCAATGACATTCCCGTTCCCATGCCGACCTCGCGAGCCAAGGCCGAAGACTGGTCGAGGCGGCGTGATGTCGATGACCGTTTGACTCCCTATAACTGGCTGACCATTCAGACCGCAGAGGTGGAGAAGGATGGGCAGTCTCTGGAAGTGAATATCCCCCGACGCTGCATGCACTGTGTGAATCCACCCTGTGCGGATCTCTGTCCGTTTGGCGCCGCGTTGAAGCAGAATGACGGCATTGTCCGCATCAATGACGATATCTGTATGGGTGGGGCAAAGTGCCGCAAGGTCTGCCCCTGGCATATCCCCCAGCGCCAATCCGGCGTGGGACTATATATGGATATTCTGCCTCGATTGGCGGGCAACGGCGTGATGTACAAATGCGACCGTTGCTATGATCGTGTGGCGCAGGGCGAACAGCCCGCGTGTATCGAGGCCTGTCCCGAGGGTGTTCAGATCATCGGTCCGCGTTCCGAGATTATTGCAAAAGCCAAGGCCCTGGCCACCAAGACCGGTGGGTATCTGTATGGCCTTGAAGAGGGTGGAGGCACCAATACAATATATGTATCGCCTGTTCCTTTTGATGATTTGAACAAGTCTATCGCCAAGGGGCCGGGGCAGCCGCACCTGGGCCCTGCACAAGACGTCATGGCCAGGGATGAAAGCCTGGCGGCAGTGGTTGCAACGGCTCCGTTTGTCGGGCTGGCAGCGGGGGTGCTGACTTTTGTGCGCGGGATGCGAAACGGGGATGGCGATCATGAAAAATAG
- a CDS encoding FeS-binding protein → MKNSLWMPRIWMVTVLLLTVTGFAQMPLFTRYYMTSVPGFSWLGNFGLTHSLHYIVAAVFLAQVCYWVGNTVFARGWVLTPTGRWRVLAVVLLVVTGLVRMAKNDSGLWFSPSVVMAVDWTHLAATMAFGGLALIARRLSQPYLAKKQ, encoded by the coding sequence ATGAAAAATAGTCTGTGGATGCCCAGAATTTGGATGGTCACAGTGCTCTTGCTGACCGTCACCGGTTTTGCGCAGATGCCGTTGTTTACCCGTTATTACATGACCAGCGTCCCCGGCTTCTCCTGGTTGGGCAACTTTGGGTTGACTCATTCGCTCCATTATATCGTTGCGGCTGTATTTTTGGCCCAAGTGTGCTATTGGGTTGGCAATACCGTTTTTGCAAGGGGCTGGGTTCTGACCCCGACGGGCCGTTGGCGGGTGCTGGCGGTAGTCCTGCTGGTCGTGACGGGTCTGGTCCGAATGGCTAAGAATGATTCCGGGCTTTGGTTCAGTCCTTCAGTGGTCATGGCCGTGGACTGGACGCATCTCGCCGCGACCATGGCCTTCGGGGGCTTGGCCCTGATTGCCCGCAGGCTTTCTCAACCGTACCTCGCTAAAAAACAGTGA
- a CDS encoding RrF2 family transcriptional regulator, producing MKLSTRSRYGTRMLLDIAENSNGKPVSVSDISKRLGVSVKYLEQLIRPLKRGGYLDSVRGPKGGHVLTKSPSEITVGEVVRLLEGGINLTDCVGDREHCSRSPQCNVRNVWVEATKAMNDILDSITISQINYENCGS from the coding sequence ATGAAGCTGTCGACTCGTAGCCGTTACGGAACCAGAATGCTGTTGGACATCGCGGAGAACTCAAACGGAAAGCCCGTGTCCGTGAGTGATATTTCCAAGAGGCTTGGTGTCTCTGTGAAATATCTTGAACAGCTGATTCGCCCACTCAAGCGCGGTGGATACCTGGACAGCGTGCGCGGCCCCAAAGGCGGGCACGTTTTGACCAAGTCTCCAAGCGAAATCACCGTGGGTGAAGTGGTTCGACTGCTGGAAGGTGGGATCAATCTGACGGACTGTGTGGGTGACAGGGAGCACTGCTCAAGATCGCCGCAATGCAACGTCCGAAATGTCTGGGTCGAGGCCACTAAGGCCATGAACGACATTCTGGATTCCATCACGATCTCGCAGATCAACTACGAGAACTGCGGCTCCTAG
- a CDS encoding tetrathionate reductase family octaheme c-type cytochrome has translation MTVCLSLARAALLAVFSVALSLTLVSASVAAVDTSTPAGDNGAAPGRKLARQAVKDKQLWITSDHSKHEVLQQDFKTPEDLTKACLTCHTEAATQFHKTIHWTWLDPNLPKEEQVGKGGLVINNFUMNVQSNEARCTSCHAGYGWKDKNFDFTDQSKVDCLVCHDQSGTYKKFPTMAGYPVKEPKKFGGKKQFYPPDYKTIVASIGRPSRSNCGSCHFNGGGGDGVKHGDLDSSLLKPSKNLDVHMGVDGQNFGCTRCHTTSVHNIAGRIYSHPAAEERKSLLEDDLATKITCESCHSATPHKAGHKANDHTDKVACQACHIPEFAREKPTKMEWDWSTAGKKKDGKPYTEKGPLGKDSYNSKKGSFRWEMNVVPEYFWFNGTIESVRATDKVDDSGVVKLSWPVGGMNDPKSRIMPFKVHRGKTPYDPVNKNMVLPHLFGKDKDAYWKSYDWGRSIKAGMDYAGLEYSGEYAFIETEWVFPTTHMVAPKDNVVACNECHSDASRLNNLAGFYMPGRDTHAGLDSMGWLVVLASFIGVFIHGGMRMAARNRRKED, from the coding sequence ATGACCGTATGCCTGTCTTTGGCTCGCGCCGCGCTTCTGGCGGTGTTTAGTGTAGCTCTTTCCCTGACGCTTGTGTCGGCGTCCGTCGCTGCTGTGGATACGTCCACTCCAGCGGGTGACAACGGCGCAGCCCCTGGCCGCAAGCTGGCGCGCCAGGCCGTGAAGGACAAGCAGCTCTGGATTACCTCGGACCATTCCAAGCACGAGGTCCTGCAACAGGACTTCAAGACTCCCGAGGATCTCACCAAGGCCTGCTTGACCTGTCACACCGAGGCAGCCACCCAGTTCCACAAGACCATTCACTGGACGTGGCTTGACCCCAATCTCCCCAAGGAAGAGCAGGTCGGCAAGGGTGGCCTTGTCATCAACAACTTTTGAATGAACGTTCAAAGCAACGAGGCTCGTTGCACAAGTTGTCATGCCGGTTACGGCTGGAAGGACAAGAATTTCGATTTCACGGACCAGAGCAAGGTGGACTGTCTGGTTTGTCATGATCAGTCCGGAACCTACAAAAAGTTCCCGACCATGGCTGGATATCCGGTCAAGGAGCCCAAGAAGTTCGGAGGCAAGAAGCAGTTCTATCCTCCGGATTACAAGACCATCGTGGCCAGTATCGGTCGCCCTTCACGCTCCAATTGCGGCTCCTGCCATTTCAATGGCGGTGGTGGCGATGGCGTGAAGCATGGCGACCTGGATTCCTCCCTGCTCAAGCCTTCCAAGAATCTGGATGTGCATATGGGGGTTGATGGTCAGAACTTTGGTTGTACCCGCTGCCACACCACCTCCGTCCACAATATCGCTGGCCGAATCTATTCCCATCCTGCTGCCGAGGAGCGCAAGAGCCTGCTCGAGGATGATCTGGCCACCAAGATCACCTGCGAGTCCTGCCATAGCGCCACCCCGCACAAGGCTGGGCACAAGGCCAATGACCATACGGACAAGGTTGCCTGTCAGGCCTGTCATATCCCCGAGTTTGCCCGTGAAAAGCCGACCAAGATGGAATGGGACTGGTCCACTGCCGGAAAGAAGAAGGACGGTAAGCCATATACGGAGAAGGGCCCACTGGGTAAGGACTCCTACAATTCCAAGAAGGGTTCCTTCCGTTGGGAAATGAACGTTGTTCCTGAATACTTCTGGTTCAATGGCACCATCGAGAGTGTGCGCGCCACCGATAAGGTTGATGATTCCGGAGTAGTCAAGCTCTCCTGGCCCGTGGGGGGCATGAACGATCCCAAGTCGCGTATCATGCCTTTCAAGGTGCATCGCGGGAAGACGCCTTATGATCCGGTGAACAAGAACATGGTGCTTCCGCATCTGTTCGGCAAGGATAAGGACGCCTACTGGAAGTCGTATGACTGGGGTCGTTCCATCAAGGCCGGTATGGACTATGCCGGGTTGGAATACTCCGGTGAATATGCCTTTATCGAGACCGAGTGGGTCTTCCCCACGACGCATATGGTTGCGCCCAAGGACAATGTCGTGGCCTGCAACGAATGTCATTCCGACGCCAGTCGTCTGAACAATCTGGCGGGGTTCTACATGCCTGGCCGCGATACCCATGCGGGTCTTGATTCCATGGGTTGGCTGGTCGTGCTGGCCTCGTTCATTGGCGTGTTTATTCACGGCGGGATGCGCATGGCCGCGCGCAATCGCAGGAAGGAGGACTAG
- a CDS encoding cytochrome b/b6 domain-containing protein: protein MPMKEGMKKIYLYTRFERFWHWAQGALIITLALTGFEIHGTIDLFGFERAVAVHDFCAWSWLGLYVFIVFWLLTTGEWKQYVPTMEKIYDVAMYYASGIFRGEPHPVPKTVRRKHNPLQRLTYVSISTVLIPFQIGTGLLYLFYNQWADLGIANSMSLDMVALLHMIGAFGFLAFLVVHVYMTTTGHAVSAHIIAMFTGWEEVEDVDSVQDWEKKSERI, encoded by the coding sequence ATGCCCATGAAAGAAGGAATGAAGAAGATCTACCTCTATACCCGGTTCGAGCGCTTCTGGCATTGGGCTCAGGGGGCATTGATCATCACTCTGGCCCTGACGGGGTTCGAGATTCATGGAACCATCGATCTCTTCGGGTTCGAGCGGGCCGTGGCTGTCCATGACTTCTGTGCCTGGAGTTGGCTGGGGCTGTATGTGTTCATCGTGTTCTGGCTGCTGACCACCGGTGAGTGGAAACAGTATGTGCCGACCATGGAGAAGATCTATGACGTGGCCATGTATTACGCCAGCGGCATCTTCCGGGGCGAGCCGCATCCTGTGCCCAAGACGGTGCGGCGCAAGCATAATCCTTTGCAGCGCCTGACCTATGTGTCCATCTCTACGGTACTGATTCCGTTCCAGATCGGCACGGGGCTCTTGTATCTGTTCTACAACCAGTGGGCTGATCTGGGCATTGCCAACTCCATGTCTCTGGATATGGTGGCCCTGTTGCACATGATTGGCGCTTTCGGCTTTTTGGCTTTTCTGGTGGTGCATGTTTACATGACAACCACCGGGCACGCCGTGTCCGCACACATCATTGCGATGTTTACGGGTTGGGAAGAAGTCGAGGATGTGGATTCGGTTCAGGATTGGGAGAAGAAATCTGAACGTATTTGA
- a CDS encoding substrate-binding periplasmic protein, with the protein MNSVRCCFCLFIVFMLFSLCLPGYAAQQSVRVAFSELPPWKIIEPEGEKTGVDTEFLWLVAKRMDLRLEFVEAPFVRGMRMLETGEVDMMTGVLRRGNREAFLHFIEPSYRHDSNKAFYLRKGQGHLIQSYADLYGLTIGVGRGGKYFPKFDNDLRIRKEAVSDGRQNIKKLLHGRFDAFIQTETAADYLIRKLNLEDNIEKAPYVYHEVQPVYMVLSKRSVFASRLGEFSQMVRDLLREGEYDRLRWRYLAH; encoded by the coding sequence ATGAATTCTGTTCGTTGTTGCTTCTGTTTGTTTATTGTTTTTATGCTGTTTTCGCTTTGTCTTCCTGGTTATGCAGCGCAACAGTCAGTCCGTGTGGCCTTCAGTGAACTTCCTCCGTGGAAGATCATTGAGCCTGAGGGTGAAAAAACCGGGGTGGATACGGAATTTCTGTGGCTTGTGGCCAAACGGATGGATCTGCGATTGGAATTTGTCGAAGCCCCGTTTGTGCGCGGAATGCGGATGCTCGAAACCGGCGAAGTCGATATGATGACCGGAGTGTTGCGGCGGGGAAACCGTGAAGCCTTTCTGCATTTTATTGAGCCATCTTATAGGCATGATTCAAATAAGGCCTTTTATCTCAGGAAAGGCCAAGGCCATTTGATTCAGAGCTATGCCGATCTGTATGGCCTGACCATTGGGGTGGGGCGAGGTGGAAAATACTTCCCGAAGTTTGATAATGATCTACGCATCCGCAAAGAGGCCGTGAGTGACGGACGCCAGAATATTAAAAAACTGCTGCATGGCCGATTCGATGCTTTTATTCAGACCGAAACTGCGGCAGATTATCTGATCCGCAAATTGAATCTCGAAGACAATATAGAGAAGGCTCCATACGTTTATCATGAGGTGCAGCCGGTCTATATGGTGCTTTCCAAGCGCTCGGTTTTCGCTTCACGGCTGGGTGAATTCAGCCAAATGGTTCGCGATTTACTGCGTGAGGGAGAGTATGATCGGTTGCGATGGCGCTACTTGGCACATTAA